GTCGATGACCCAAATCTTGCCGTCATTCCCAAGCACAGTATTTCCTGCGCCATAATCCTGATGACAAAGGGTTGGATTTGCAGACTGTTCTTCAATCCAAGGGACATACTTTGAATTCATCAGACGGTCAAGGGTTTGGCGTCCCTGTTCGATGAAATAGTCAATTTCCTGCAGATACAATTGAGAGAACGGGTTATCTGGAGTATTTTGGGCGATGATTTTCCATGACTCCATTTGCTGACATCTTTTAATATAGTGATTTGGCCAGCGTCCGAGCTTTTTAAACACAGGAATGCCCTCTGGCGGATGATAACCTTCAGACCAAAGATGAAACTCCGCCAGGCCTTTCATAACTACTTCCAAATCAGGATCCACTGCTAAATCAAATACGCCGCCTTCAATCCAGTCATAAAGAACGAATAAAAAAGGACCTTGTTTTGTAAAGAGATCGTTGTGTATGTTACGGATGATTCCAGGTACTCTGCCGCCTTTTTCGGCTAAGTAATTCTGTGCATTAATGGAGAATAATGCTTTCTTCTCAGGACGGTGAATCCGCTTTAAACAGACCGGTCCATTGCTCGTGTGAATTTTCCAAACGAGTGCCATTTGCCCGCCTTGAATGACTTCAATCCGGTCAACCTGAACGTCCCAGCTCTGAATAATGTATTCCGCAAGCTTAACAAGTTTGGCTTCTTCTTCAGGAGTAAGAACGTATACTTCTTCTTCTTCGTTCGCTTCCTTGCGATCCTCTTTTTTCATTTTCGCTTCTTTGAATATTTTTTCAGTAAATGGGTCAAGTGCGATAAAATCATCTGTCGTTTTTAGTTTTTCTTTTCTTGCTTTTGCCTCAGATGACATCGGTTTCTTTTTCTTTTTTTCCTTCTTTGATTTTGGAACACTTTGCTTTGCAGAGACAGTGTTTTCTTCCTCTGCTGCTGTTTCTTTTTCTGTTCTTTTTGCCGAAGTTTCTTCCAATGCTTTTTTGCCTGGCTTTTGTTCTGGCGTCGCTTCAGATAAAAATTTGACAGAAGCATGTTTTTTCTTTGAATTGTTCCTGCTTTTTTGGCGCCTTCTTGAGCTTAGCACGACTTGTTCAGCTGAATCTGTTTCTATTGTTTGCTTTGGTGCTTCTATTGATTGATTAGGTACATTGTCAGCAGCTTTTTTTTGATCAATAAGTGAAAAAATATTTACCGTATCCTTTACTGAAGCATGAAAGGATCCTGTGTTTGCGTTTTCTTCCAATATGGTCACCATCCCATCCTTTTACTTCATAGATTATGAGAAAAGGTTGTTTTTTGTCCTAGGATAAATGCCGCCGTCTGAAAAAAGATTAAAAAATAATCATATCGCCTTTTTTGAAAATGTTACATGAAGAATAGCACATACTCCCAGTTTTTTCGTATTTTAAGATAAGGGCTTACTAGACGAATGGAGGTAACGTATGAAGATTGCATTAATAGCGACTGAAAAACTCCCTGTTCCCGCAATTAAAGGAGGAGCCATCCAGATCTATCTGGATTCCATTGCCCCGCTTATTGCACAAAAACATGAAGTGACAATCCTTTCAATTCAGCATCCAGATCTTCCTGAAAATGAAACGAGAAATGGTGTTCATTATATACGTTTTGCACAAAGCGAATATCTGTCTTTTCTCGGGGATCATTTAAAGAATACAAAGTACGATGTGGTTCACCTGTGCAACAGACCAGCCTGGATTCCTGCCCTGCATGCCCAGTCGCCGAATACGAAATGGATTTTAAGTGTTCACAATGAGATGTTCGCGGTTGAAAAAATGACGGATGAAGAGGGCAGAGCCTGTATTGCAGCCGTTGCTCAAATCGTAACGGTCAGTGATTATATTGGCCGTACCATTACAGACAGATTCCCTGAAGCAAAAGGGAAGGTAAAAACCGTTTATTCAGGTGTAGACCTGCAGACTTATTTTCCCGACTGGACGCAGGAAGGCAGAAGGCTCAAGGAAAAAGTGCGTTCTGAATTAAATCTGAAGAATCAGAAAATCATTTTATTTGTAGGACGTTTAAGTAAGGTAAAGGGGCCTCATATCCTCCTGCAGGCAATGCCTAAGATCCTTGAAAAACATCCTGATGCTGTTATGGTTTTCATTGGCTCGAAATGGTTTGGCGACAATGAAGTCAACAACTATGTCAGACATTTATATACACTCGGGGCCATGTATCCTGAAAATGTTCAATTCATTCAGTTCGTTCAGCCTAAAAATATACCCACTCTGTATGCCATGTCAGACATTTTTGTATGTTCATCGCAATGGCAGGAACCGCTGGCACGTGTTCATTACGAAGCGATGGCCTGCGGTCTTCCAATCATTACAAGCAACCGCGGGGGTAATCCCGAAGTCATTGATGAAGGCAGAAACGGTAAGGTTATCAATAATTTTGAAGAACCTCTTGCTTATGCTGAAGCCATAAACTCCCTGCTTGACAGCTCTGGAAAACGTAATGAAATGGGAAGATACGGAAGATCAAAAGCAGAACGTGAATTCAGCTGGAACACAGTAGCCGGGAATTTACTTAGAGTTTATGAAAATGGAAGATAGAAAGGGTGAAACATCTTGGATACAGAACTAAACAAGTATGAGCTCCAAATGAATATCCTAAACTTGTACCCTTTTGATGTGCAGTCGATAACCCTTTTAACCAACAAAAGCGGGCGTACGACTTGGAAAGTAGAGACGGGTCAGGGTGTGAAGATTTTAAAGAGAGTTGTCATGAAGCCTGCAAGGATGCTTCTGATTGCAGAAGGACATGAGCATCTGCAGGACAATGGTCTGCCGATTGCAGGCATACACCGCACAAAAGCAGGAGCAATCTGTGTCGGAGCTGATAATTCAGCATATGTCCTGTATGATTTGCAGGAAGGAAAAGAAGTGCTCTATTATGATAAAAAACAAATGCTTCAAATCATGGAGTTCATTGGAAAGTTCCATCAAACCTCAGCAGGCTATATGCCGGATGAAATGAGCAAAAAAAGAAGCCGTCTCGGCAAATGGCATAAATTATTCAGATGGAAGCTGCAGGAACTTGAAGGAAATAAAATGCTCGCTATAAAATCGGATAAAGAAAACAATCTTCCAGCTCCGGCTGTCATCGAACCTGATGCAGAACAAACATGGCTTCAGGATCCCTTCTCAAAAATGGTGATTGAATCAATTGATGAAATGATTCTCCGCGGCAAGCAGGCTCTTCTGGAACTTGATGAAGGGCATTATGAGAAATGGTCTCTGGAATGCCTTGAATCCAGAATGTTTTGCCAGCAGGATTTTACCCTTGCCCGTTTTATTGAGACGGAAGAGGGGCTTGCTATGAAAGAACTGCATTCGATTACATCCGATCTTCCATCAAGGGACTTACGGGTTATTTTAAATAAAGTGCTGAAAAAAATGTCAGTCTGGGATACTGAGCTTGTCATTGAGCTATTAAGAACATATGACAAAATAAATCCTCTTACAAAAGATCAGTACAGGGTTTTATGGACAGATTTGAAGTTTCCTCATTTATACTGTTCGATTGTTCATAAGTATTTCCTCGGTCAAAAAACATCCTGGTCAGATGAGAAATATATATGGGCCCTGCAGAACATTATTTCTGTTGAGCAGTCAAAGCATGAATTTTTAACTGACTTCGATGGGTTATTTTCAAAAATTAAAGCATAAAGGAGGGTGAGCAAGATGAGTATGAATCACTCTGAATTCAGTGAAATTCCAAAAGTGGAACTAGTGAACTTTTCATTTTCTCCTCCTGGTCCGATGGGATGGAGCTCAGCTGAATATGAAACGATGCTTGAAGATCCAGAGACTTTCTTGTCAAAGTATAAAGTACGGCATGAAGAGCCTGCAACTGGAAATATAGAGCTGGTTGAACTGCCAATTAAGAAACGGAAGCTCCAAGCAACTAATCTGAATGTAGAGCCATTGAACGAAGAGGTGCAGGAAATCGTTCAACTGCCGGTTCAAGAAATACTAGAGACAGCAGAAGAACCTGCAGTAAAAAAAGGGAAAAAGTCTAAGAAGGTGAAAAAACAGCAGATTGCATCTGAGCCTGCAGCTGAGATGCCGAAATTAGAGGTGCAAGAGCCTGCTGCATTAGCTGAAGCTGAAGAAATGCTCCCTGCAGCTAGGCTTGACACGAAACAAGAACAGCAGGCGGAGGCATCAGAACCGTCATTAACCGAATCTTTAAAAGTTGCCGGAAGCAGAGATAAACAAGTTTACAGCTATGACAAATTAATTGATATATTTAATGGAGTCAACTCGGATTCCAATCAATCAAGCAAAAATCAAGATCGAACAGCGCTTCGCTTTTCCTCAAGAAAATCAAAATCAGTGTCTTCGACGCGCAAAAACAGAATCATTTTTTTAGATTAAAACAATGAAGTTTGGATATCAGCTAGCTGATATCTTTTTTATTATTAGATTAATAAGCCGTCCCTAAATGAAAAGAACCAGCCATTCAGCCGGTTCTTTTAAGCATTTAAATAGATTTGCTCCAATTTTTCTGCTGTCTTTAAAAATGAAAAATTCATTTCAGCATAAAGGCGGCCATTCTTCCCCAGAGCTGCAGAGAGTGCAGTGCTCGTAAGCAAATCTGAGATATGTGCTGCAAATGCCTTTGGCTGATCATACTCTTTGATAACATAGCCATTCATTTCATCGATAATGACTTCTGAATTTCCTCCTCGATCTGTCGTTATGATTGGAAGACCGGCTGCCATGGCCTCGTAATGAATTCTCGCCAAAGGTTCATGCCATTGCGAGCTGCATACGAGCATATCTCCCATGAGAAGTACATTTGGTATTTCTTCAGAAGGTATATATTTTGTAAATAGGATATGTTTTTTTAAAGACTCTGATTCATCGTATAAGTACTGAACATATTCATTTATTCCATTTTCACTGAACCATTTTCCTCCGACAATGACCAAAACGGCGTCAGGGTGCTCTTTAATGACTTCCTCCATCGCTCTTATTAAAAGGTGGGGTCCCTTAGTCCGGCTTAATCTGCCGATAAAAAGGATCACTTTTTTATTTTGCAGTCCGTACTTATTCCTCCATAAATCCTTAATTTTGATGCCTTCAGGAGACCCGCTTGGATAAAACTTTGAAAAATCAACACCAGAGTATACAACATGAGTTTTTTCTTCTGCCTCCGGATAGCGGACAGTGACAGTGCGTTTAATGTATTCACTCACTGTTGTGATTGCATCGCAGTCTTGAATGGCTGTCAATGCCTGATTGGGTTTTAGTTTTCTCGTTGAGAACATATCGTTATGCAGGCTGAGAATCAGTTTGCTGTCTGGGGAAGCCTGTTTATATCTCCAAATTTCGTTCGGGCGATTAAAAACATGAATATGTGTAAAAGATTTTTCCTTTAGATTATGTGCTGTCTCCTCATGAAAGGATGACCTTGGAAAACGAATATATGAAATGCCATTTTCAGTATTTTCAGCAGGTAGAAGAGGGTCTGTAATCGAATAAATTGTGACGCTGTACTTTTGGCTGAAATAAGGGGAGATGCCGTCCAGCATAAGCTGAATGGCACCTCCTTTCACAGCTGGTGCGGGGAGTTTTTCCGTGCAGATAAAAGCGAGATTCATGGCGATTCTCCTTTTAAAATGACCTTCATATAGTCAAATTCTTTTATAAGCCCTTCGCTAAGGGAAATATCAGGTGAATAGCCTAACACCCTCGCTGCGTGAGAGATATCTGCATGAGTGTGTTTCGGTTCTCCGATAGCTGCATCTAAATACCGAATGACAGCTTTCTTTCCTGTAATTTTTTCCATTTCACTTATGATTTCATGAATGGCTGCTCTTTCCTTTCCGCCGATGTTAAAAATTTTTCCGATGGTATTCTCTGCGTTCATGACAGCGGCTGTTCCTTTAACGCAATCATCAATGTACGTGAAATCACGGGATTGAGTGCCGTCGCCAAATAGAGTGAGCGGCTGATCCGTTAGAATTTGTTTAAAGAAGCGGTGAAAGGCCATGTCCGGCCGCTGTCTTGGACCGTACACGGTAAAATAGCGCAAAATCGTAACAGGAACATTAAAGTTCTGATGATAAACGGAGCATAAATGCTCGCCTGCAAGCTTTGTTACCCCATAAGGCGAGAGCGGATCGGGCATCGCATCTTCAGAGACCATTCCATGTTTGTATCCATAAATAGACGAGGTGGAAGCATAGATGAACTTTTTGAGACTTACAGACTTAGCAGCCTCCAATAAACGCTGTGTAGCAAGGATATTATTTTCAGTATAAGGGAAAAAATCCCTTCCCCAGCTTGCTCTTACTCCAGGAATACCTGCAAGGTGATAGACGATATCTGCTTTTTTCAGGAGGTCGGCACAGTCAATATTCATGATTGATTCTTTAATCAGCTTAAAGCGAGGATGAGGCAGCAGATTAGATACGTTTAAATCTTTCAAAGAGCCTGGTGTGGGACCGATAAAGCAATCAATCCCGATAACTGTATTTTCTTCTTGTTCCAGCAGCTTTTCGCATAAATGAGAGCCAATAAATCCAGCGCATCCTGTCACAATAATTCTCATAGTCGGCCAACTCCAATATAATCTAAATCAGCATTCCTGATGAGAGCAGGATTAAGACAATTTCTTGCATCGATTACTGCTTTGCCTTTCATAATATGCCGTACCTGCTTCCAGTCGAGGCCGATGATTTGCTTCCAATCCGTTGCGACAACAATTAAATCTGCATTCAGAATAGCTTCATAAGGAGTCTCAGTCTGCTCAACCATACTGAGCTCTTTTGGCAAAGCTGCTTTGGGATCATAAGCAGACACTGTACATCCATATTCATGCAGTTTTTTAATGAATGCAACAGCTGGGGATTCCCGGATATCATCTGTATTTGGCTTAAAAGAAATGCCAAGAACGGCAATTTTCATAGAGGACAGAGCCGGAAACAAAGCTTTTATTTTCTCAAAATAGACGTTGATTTGTGTGGCATTTACAGATTGAACAGCATCCAGTATGAGCGGCTGCAGCCCGTTATTTTTAGCAGTAAAGCTTAACGCTTTTAAGTCTTTTGGAAAACAGGAGCCTCCGTACCCAATGCCTGCCTGCAAAAAAGAATGGCCAATTCGCGCATCCAGGCCGATCCCTTTAGCTACATGTGTTACATCCGCGCCAAAAAGTTCACAAACCCGGGCGACTTCATTTATAAAACTGATTTTAGCAGCTAAAAATGCATTAGAAGCATATTTAATTAATTCTGCTCCAGCATAATTTGTTACGATGACGGGCGCTTCAATTCCTTTATAGAGTTCATTTAATTTACCAAGTAAATCCTCGTTTTCTTCCGCTAAGCCATAAACGATCCGATCAGGAAACTTCATATCATGAAGAGCTGATCCTTCCCTCAAAAATTCCGGATTTGAAACAAGATCAAATAGGGAAGGCTGATATCCTTTTTCTTTCAGAAATTTCAGGATTGCGGCATTGGTGCCCGGAGGAACTGTACTTTTTATCATGATTATTTTATAGGAAGCGAGATGGTCCATCACATCAATCATCGCTTTATAAAGAAAGCTTAAATTAGAGCTGCCATCCGGCAGGGACGGTGTTCCTACTGCCATAATAATGATTTCTGTATTGCTTAAGCCTGATGAAAGATCGTCAGTAAAGCGGAGCCTGCTTTTATTTTTCTGGACGCAATCTTCTAAATCAGGTTCAAAAATTGGAATAGAGCCGTTCTGCAACGATGCAATCTTATCAGTGTCCTGATCGATGCATGTAACGTGATGACCAAGATCTGAGAGAACTGCTGCAGTTGTTAAGCCAACATAGCCAGCGCCAATCACGCAAACATTCATAGTAGAAACCCCTTTCTAAACACCATCTCCCATAGCCTATTATGAAACAAGCATGAAAGGTTACAGCTGATGAGAAAAAACTCATAAAAGGGCCTTTTCACAGGGACAAATTACATTCAGGGCATCTTGTGAATAGGCTACAACATAAAAAAATGAAGAGCGGTGAGGTAGAAGAATTCTTATCTTTACCTTGAGCAGAGGAGTGAATCTTCTCAGATGGAAACAATTGCGCATTATTTAATGGAAGATGTGAAAATCAATCAGCGCTTTATATATAATCAAATGGTTTATCAAGGGCAGTACCGCACTATTGTAATCGGTCCATTTCAAAGGAAGCAGGACACGGATTTCCCCTTAGATTCTTTTTATAATATAAATGAGATTCCGGATCTGAATGCCTTTTTTAAAGAACAGAGGGTAGCAGCCATTCATGCACATCATGGCAAGCATGCCGTTGATGTCTTTCCGCTTGCTATGCAGCATAACCTTCCATTTATAGTCAGCATCCGCGGTTCTGACGGTTCAGCACAAAGCGAAGCGCTGTATAATAGAAACTTTTCGCGCTACCGTTCAATTGTCAATCATGACAGTTTATTCGTGCCGGTTTGTGAATATCTTGGAAATGAGCTTCTGAAGCTTGGGGTTCCAAGCAGCAAAATAAATGTTCTGTATGGAGGAATTGACCTGGATGTTTTTCCATTTCAAGAACGACGCAAACCTGCTGATGGGGAATTTGTCATCATTTCAGTCGGAAGACTGGTTCAAAAAAAGGGGCATGATATACTGATACGAGCTTTTAAGTCGGTCCATGAAACATATCCGAATATTAAGCTTAAAATCATCGGAGGAGGAAAGGAGAGAGCTAATCTCGAAGCGCTGATCGGGGAACTGCATCTAACGGATGCTGTGTTTTTATTAGGAAAAATGAGCTTGTTTGATATAGCTGAAGAACTGAAAAAAGCACACCTCTTTTGTTTGCCGAGTGAAATAGCCCAAAACGGAGATGTGGAAGGCATTCCAAATGCTATTAAAGAAGCGATGGCGATTGGTCTGCCAGTGATATCAACCAGGCATGCAGGAATACCTGAGCTAATCTCTCATCTTCGCACAGGCTATTTAATTGAAGAAAGAAATGTTCAGCAGCTCTCGGACGGAATTGAATCATTCCTCCGTTCACAAGAAACATGGAGTGACTATACCCATGCTGCAAGACATGTGATTGAAGAACAATTCGACTTGAAAAAACAGCTGATTAAGCAGCATGAAATGTATGAAAAATTTCTTAAGAGGAATTGGAAATAAACGCAGAGAGAAATCTGCGTTTTTTTCTGCTGCCGTTAAGAAAAGCCCAAGTGCCTTGGCAAGCGCAGGCATGGAGGATCCATTCAGTCTGAGGATTATGGCGCCGAGTGCGGCTATCTTTCTTACCCAATAAAAAAACACCTGACTAGGTGCCAAAGTAATTGCTGTTTGCATCCATGATAAGCTGAGGAACCTCATGCAATCCCTCTCTTTTTAAAAAGGCAAGCAGCTTCTCTTTTTCCTGCTTCGTGACATTCCAATCTGATGGGATTTCTGCGAGAATTTCCCAAATTTCCTCTTGCTTTACATTTCTCATTTTTTCACTGAAATCATAAAGCAAAAAGGGATCCTTAAGAAGAGAACTAGCCCATTTGTATACAGGCATGTTAACGCGGTAAACAGGCTCTTTAGAAAGGGTTTCTTCATTCCATTCATACATGCCCGGAAAACATCTGCCATGATCAATCATCCAGAAGAAATAGGTTCCGTTTTCTTTTTCTTCAAACAGTATATTTGTCCGGCTGCGGTCATTGTTGTTCACCCACTGATCAAACACGAGCATTCCCGCCAGGTCCTTCATATTTACCAGGTTTTCTTTTTGCGGAGGCATCGCAAGCTCTGCATAAGATTTTACATTTGTCAGATATGGAAAAGCCACATGATTACCTGGCTTATATGAGGAATAGCGGTATGGAGGTATATCTGCCAGAGAGTCTTCAGGAATATGAACAACCTTAATAGGCAAACCAGGCAAATCAAGAAGATGGGCAAGCTTTGCTGTAAGCCATTCATTTACGATTTCCCGTTTGCGGTATTTCCTCACCATATGAAATTTAACCACATAATGATTCCCATCACTGAATAAAAACAGCTGGGCATAATTTCCTTCCAATGTTTTTAAGTATTGTACTGGTATGATCTCTTTATCTGACAAGAATCCATCCCCCTCATACTAGGTAGAGCTTTTATCTACAGCTATTTACTCATCCTCTCCTTCAACA
The window above is part of the Metabacillus dongyingensis genome. Proteins encoded here:
- a CDS encoding HipA family kinase — encoded protein: MSDKEIIPVQYLKTLEGNYAQLFLFSDGNHYVVKFHMVRKYRKREIVNEWLTAKLAHLLDLPGLPIKVVHIPEDSLADIPPYRYSSYKPGNHVAFPYLTNVKSYAELAMPPQKENLVNMKDLAGMLVFDQWVNNNDRSRTNILFEEKENGTYFFWMIDHGRCFPGMYEWNEETLSKEPVYRVNMPVYKWASSLLKDPFLLYDFSEKMRNVKQEEIWEILAEIPSDWNVTKQEKEKLLAFLKREGLHEVPQLIMDANSNYFGT
- a CDS encoding CotS family spore coat protein; amino-acid sequence: MNILNLYPFDVQSITLLTNKSGRTTWKVETGQGVKILKRVVMKPARMLLIAEGHEHLQDNGLPIAGIHRTKAGAICVGADNSAYVLYDLQEGKEVLYYDKKQMLQIMEFIGKFHQTSAGYMPDEMSKKRSRLGKWHKLFRWKLQELEGNKMLAIKSDKENNLPAPAVIEPDAEQTWLQDPFSKMVIESIDEMILRGKQALLELDEGHYEKWSLECLESRMFCQQDFTLARFIETEEGLAMKELHSITSDLPSRDLRVILNKVLKKMSVWDTELVIELLRTYDKINPLTKDQYRVLWTDLKFPHLYCSIVHKYFLGQKTSWSDEKYIWALQNIISVEQSKHEFLTDFDGLFSKIKA
- a CDS encoding glycosyltransferase family 4 protein yields the protein MKIALIATEKLPVPAIKGGAIQIYLDSIAPLIAQKHEVTILSIQHPDLPENETRNGVHYIRFAQSEYLSFLGDHLKNTKYDVVHLCNRPAWIPALHAQSPNTKWILSVHNEMFAVEKMTDEEGRACIAAVAQIVTVSDYIGRTITDRFPEAKGKVKTVYSGVDLQTYFPDWTQEGRRLKEKVRSELNLKNQKIILFVGRLSKVKGPHILLQAMPKILEKHPDAVMVFIGSKWFGDNEVNNYVRHLYTLGAMYPENVQFIQFVQPKNIPTLYAMSDIFVCSSQWQEPLARVHYEAMACGLPIITSNRGGNPEVIDEGRNGKVINNFEEPLAYAEAINSLLDSSGKRNEMGRYGRSKAEREFSWNTVAGNLLRVYENGR
- a CDS encoding glycosyltransferase family 4 protein, producing MNLAFICTEKLPAPAVKGGAIQLMLDGISPYFSQKYSVTIYSITDPLLPAENTENGISYIRFPRSSFHEETAHNLKEKSFTHIHVFNRPNEIWRYKQASPDSKLILSLHNDMFSTRKLKPNQALTAIQDCDAITTVSEYIKRTVTVRYPEAEEKTHVVYSGVDFSKFYPSGSPEGIKIKDLWRNKYGLQNKKVILFIGRLSRTKGPHLLIRAMEEVIKEHPDAVLVIVGGKWFSENGINEYVQYLYDESESLKKHILFTKYIPSEEIPNVLLMGDMLVCSSQWHEPLARIHYEAMAAGLPIITTDRGGNSEVIIDEMNGYVIKEYDQPKAFAAHISDLLTSTALSAALGKNGRLYAEMNFSFLKTAEKLEQIYLNA
- a CDS encoding NAD-dependent epimerase/dehydratase family protein, with translation MRIIVTGCAGFIGSHLCEKLLEQEENTVIGIDCFIGPTPGSLKDLNVSNLLPHPRFKLIKESIMNIDCADLLKKADIVYHLAGIPGVRASWGRDFFPYTENNILATQRLLEAAKSVSLKKFIYASTSSIYGYKHGMVSEDAMPDPLSPYGVTKLAGEHLCSVYHQNFNVPVTILRYFTVYGPRQRPDMAFHRFFKQILTDQPLTLFGDGTQSRDFTYIDDCVKGTAAVMNAENTIGKIFNIGGKERAAIHEIISEMEKITGKKAVIRYLDAAIGEPKHTHADISHAARVLGYSPDISLSEGLIKEFDYMKVILKGESP
- a CDS encoding glycosyltransferase; this encodes METIAHYLMEDVKINQRFIYNQMVYQGQYRTIVIGPFQRKQDTDFPLDSFYNINEIPDLNAFFKEQRVAAIHAHHGKHAVDVFPLAMQHNLPFIVSIRGSDGSAQSEALYNRNFSRYRSIVNHDSLFVPVCEYLGNELLKLGVPSSKINVLYGGIDLDVFPFQERRKPADGEFVIISVGRLVQKKGHDILIRAFKSVHETYPNIKLKIIGGGKERANLEALIGELHLTDAVFLLGKMSLFDIAEELKKAHLFCLPSEIAQNGDVEGIPNAIKEAMAIGLPVISTRHAGIPELISHLRTGYLIEERNVQQLSDGIESFLRSQETWSDYTHAARHVIEEQFDLKKQLIKQHEMYEKFLKRNWK
- a CDS encoding CotS family spore coat protein, with the protein product MKKEDRKEANEEEEVYVLTPEEEAKLVKLAEYIIQSWDVQVDRIEVIQGGQMALVWKIHTSNGPVCLKRIHRPEKKALFSINAQNYLAEKGGRVPGIIRNIHNDLFTKQGPFLFVLYDWIEGGVFDLAVDPDLEVVMKGLAEFHLWSEGYHPPEGIPVFKKLGRWPNHYIKRCQQMESWKIIAQNTPDNPFSQLYLQEIDYFIEQGRQTLDRLMNSKYVPWIEEQSANPTLCHQDYGAGNTVLGNDGKIWVIDLDTVSYDLPIRDLRKMIIPLLDTTGVWDEARFQLMMNAYESVNPLTSEQKEVMYIDMLFPYEMYDIAREKFVRKTDMLPEELAQAFQYERIKEAHLNSLINS